From a region of the Pontixanthobacter gangjinensis genome:
- the alaS gene encoding alanine--tRNA ligase, with product MQSTNDIRRSFLDYFASKDHTEVPSAPLVPYNDPTLMFVNAGMVPFKNVFTGLETSPSPRAASSQKCVRAGGKHNDLDNVGYTARHHTFFEMLGNFSFGDYFKEQAIENAWELLTKEWGLDAGRLITTVYHTDDEAFELWKKIAGLPEDRIIRIATSDNFWSMGDTGPCGPCSEIFYDHGDHIPGGLPGTPEEDGDRFIEIWNLVFMQFEQDAAGIRTELPKPSIDTGMGLERISAVMQGVHDNYDTDTFRALIAASETLTGVAADEANRASHRVIADHLRSTSFLLADGVLPSNEGRGYVLRRIMRRAMRHAHLLGANDPLMHRLVPELVAEMGQAYPELQRGQALIEEVLEREESQFRRTLDKGLRLLDDATGTMAAGDELDGETAFKLYDTFGFPYDLTEDALRERDIGVDREGFDRAMALQKAAARAAWKGSGDAASNEVWFDIAEREGGTEFTGYASTSGEGRVVALVKDGVEADSAAAGDEVIVLTNQTPFYGESGGQAGDLGTLWAPSGLKGEVTDTAKPLGRLHTHHTRILTGSISVGDTVHLDVDAGRRDRIRANHSATHLLHAALRNQLGGHVTQKGSLVADDRLRFDFSHPKALSDLDIAIIESEVNAEIRANEQVVTRLMSPDDAIEAGAMALFGEKYGDEVRVLSMGRVGQSNLNFSVELCGGTHVKATGDIGLFRIISESAVSSGVRRIEALTGEAARQWLVGREDTLKLVAGALKTSPDEAVARVTALVDERKTLERELAEARKLLALGGSGAGSGPEDEEIAGVKFSGQVLDGLNPKELRGVLDDAKTRLGSGIAAAVAVNDGRAAFAIAVTDDLTERFDAVALVRAGVEVLGGKGGGGRADMAQGGGPDGAKADDALNAVRAIIAG from the coding sequence ATGCAATCGACCAACGATATTCGCCGCTCGTTCCTCGACTATTTTGCGAGCAAGGACCACACCGAGGTGCCAAGCGCGCCGCTGGTCCCATATAATGACCCGACCTTAATGTTTGTGAATGCGGGCATGGTTCCATTCAAAAATGTATTCACCGGCTTGGAGACATCCCCATCGCCGCGTGCGGCTAGCTCGCAAAAGTGTGTCAGAGCTGGCGGCAAGCACAATGATCTCGACAATGTCGGTTACACTGCGCGACACCATACGTTTTTTGAGATGCTTGGGAATTTTTCCTTTGGGGACTACTTTAAGGAACAAGCGATTGAGAATGCTTGGGAACTTCTGACCAAGGAATGGGGCCTCGATGCTGGCCGGTTAATCACGACGGTTTATCATACCGATGATGAAGCTTTTGAACTATGGAAGAAAATTGCCGGACTTCCCGAAGACCGGATCATCCGCATTGCAACAAGCGACAATTTTTGGTCGATGGGTGACACCGGACCTTGCGGCCCGTGCAGTGAAATTTTCTACGATCATGGAGATCATATTCCAGGCGGGTTACCGGGGACGCCCGAAGAAGATGGCGACCGTTTCATTGAAATCTGGAACTTGGTTTTCATGCAGTTCGAACAGGACGCTGCTGGCATTCGCACGGAATTGCCGAAGCCATCAATCGATACCGGCATGGGTCTCGAACGGATCTCGGCGGTTATGCAGGGCGTGCATGACAATTACGATACTGATACTTTCAGGGCGCTGATCGCTGCATCCGAGACCCTCACAGGCGTTGCCGCTGATGAAGCTAACCGGGCCAGCCACCGCGTCATTGCAGACCATTTGCGCTCTACCAGTTTCTTGCTGGCAGATGGTGTCTTACCTTCCAATGAAGGAAGAGGTTATGTCCTACGGAGGATCATGCGCCGTGCGATGCGGCACGCTCACCTACTCGGTGCGAATGACCCGTTGATGCACCGCTTGGTGCCCGAATTGGTAGCAGAGATGGGGCAAGCTTACCCAGAGCTGCAGCGTGGCCAAGCCCTCATCGAAGAAGTCCTGGAGCGCGAAGAATCCCAGTTCCGCCGGACTTTGGATAAAGGCCTGCGTTTGCTCGATGATGCCACTGGAACGATGGCCGCTGGTGACGAACTCGATGGTGAGACCGCATTCAAACTCTATGACACCTTCGGCTTTCCCTATGATCTCACAGAAGATGCACTCAGAGAGCGCGACATCGGGGTCGATCGAGAGGGTTTTGACCGGGCAATGGCGCTGCAAAAGGCGGCTGCCCGCGCTGCTTGGAAGGGGTCGGGCGACGCGGCATCTAATGAAGTATGGTTCGATATCGCAGAACGCGAAGGCGGAACCGAGTTTACCGGATATGCCTCAACCAGCGGTGAAGGCCGGGTTGTTGCGTTGGTTAAGGATGGCGTAGAAGCCGATTCGGCAGCGGCAGGTGACGAAGTCATCGTGCTTACCAACCAAACCCCATTTTACGGTGAGAGCGGCGGCCAGGCAGGTGATCTAGGGACATTATGGGCTCCTTCGGGATTGAAGGGGGAGGTAACCGACACTGCTAAGCCTCTTGGCCGGCTGCATACACATCATACGCGAATTTTGACGGGCAGTATTTCTGTCGGCGATACCGTTCACCTCGACGTTGATGCAGGACGGCGCGACCGGATACGTGCTAACCATTCTGCAACGCATCTTCTTCACGCGGCTTTGCGAAACCAGTTGGGGGGTCACGTCACACAGAAGGGATCGCTTGTGGCTGACGATCGTCTGCGGTTCGATTTCTCTCACCCCAAGGCGCTCAGCGATCTCGACATTGCGATCATTGAATCGGAAGTAAATGCCGAAATTCGCGCCAATGAGCAGGTGGTTACGCGCTTGATGAGCCCTGATGATGCAATCGAAGCTGGCGCAATGGCTCTATTTGGCGAAAAGTATGGCGACGAAGTTCGCGTATTGTCGATGGGCCGCGTCGGGCAAAGTAATCTCAATTTTTCGGTCGAACTGTGCGGCGGCACTCATGTCAAAGCCACAGGCGATATTGGACTGTTTCGGATCATCTCTGAAAGCGCGGTATCGTCAGGCGTCAGGCGTATCGAAGCGCTAACTGGTGAGGCCGCGCGTCAATGGCTGGTGGGGCGAGAGGATACGCTTAAATTGGTCGCCGGAGCGCTTAAGACATCGCCAGATGAAGCGGTTGCTCGGGTCACTGCCTTGGTCGACGAACGAAAAACGCTGGAACGAGAACTTGCCGAGGCGCGAAAGCTATTGGCACTTGGCGGCAGCGGGGCCGGGTCCGGGCCAGAAGATGAAGAAATCGCCGGAGTAAAGTTTTCAGGACAAGTTTTGGACGGCCTCAACCCTAAAGAATTACGAGGAGTTCTCGATGATGCCAAGACCCGGCTCGGCTCAGGTATTGCTGCCGCTGTTGCTGTGAATGACGGCAGAGCAGCATTCGCAATTGCGGTCACCGATGATCTGACCGAGAGATTTGATGCTGTCGCATTGGTTCGCGCAGGAGTCGAAGTTCTAGGCGGGAAAGGTGGAGGCGGCCGTGCTGATATGGCGCAAGGCGGCGGCCCCGATGGCGCAAAGGCCGACGACGCACTTAACGCGGTCAGGGCGATTATCGCGGGTTAG
- a CDS encoding cation:proton antiporter domain-containing protein, producing MAGNLDTSSMGDALVILGAAGLVIPVFTRFRITPVIGFILIGIAVGPFGLGQLVYDVPWLTHVTITDPEALEPYAEFGIILLLFTIGLELSFKRLWQMRKLVFGLGAMELMIIGSILAIVLAMMGQYWTGAMALGFALAFSSTAIVLPISGTQSPVGRAALSMLLFEDIMIVPIIFILGAMAPNAQGDGWEGLFETLWQGGLVVAALLILGRIALPRLFAQAARTKSPELFLAASLLVVIGASLATAVAGLSPIVGAIIAGLLIAETEYHNEVEGIIEPFKGLALGIFLITVGMSIDLTTIWANFGSILLAVVLVLTFKALVTGILLRLMGARRSTAAETGILMASPSETTLIVLAAASAALLIQPGTAQFWQIVTAIGLTITPILARLGRIIARRVEPVPVLEDDDRTEPRVIIVGVGRVGRLIAQMLMRHDKPYVAIDSDADLIEMAKRKGYRATFGDAVRGDALSKLGIETSPAVVLTMDEPVLAERLTRKLRKEYPDLLIVARARDTAHAAELYRAGASHAVPENLESSLQLSEAVLVDIGVAMGPVIASIHEKRDEFRSKIEQEGALDYKPKLRTSTAEPVSN from the coding sequence ATGGCAGGAAATCTCGACACTTCGTCAATGGGCGATGCATTGGTGATTCTCGGCGCTGCCGGTCTCGTCATACCCGTATTTACGCGTTTCCGCATTACTCCTGTGATCGGCTTCATTTTGATTGGGATCGCAGTCGGCCCCTTTGGCCTTGGTCAGCTTGTCTACGATGTTCCGTGGCTGACACACGTAACAATTACCGACCCAGAGGCGTTAGAGCCGTACGCTGAATTCGGAATAATCCTGCTGCTGTTTACCATCGGTCTCGAATTGTCATTCAAGCGGTTGTGGCAAATGCGTAAATTGGTCTTTGGACTTGGCGCGATGGAACTGATGATCATCGGATCAATCCTGGCGATTGTGCTGGCGATGATGGGCCAATATTGGACCGGTGCGATGGCTCTGGGCTTTGCCCTAGCATTCTCCTCGACTGCGATTGTCCTGCCGATCTCCGGCACCCAATCTCCGGTCGGCCGCGCCGCGCTTTCGATGCTGCTGTTCGAAGATATTATGATCGTTCCAATCATCTTTATCCTAGGCGCGATGGCCCCAAATGCACAGGGTGACGGGTGGGAAGGCCTGTTCGAAACGCTATGGCAGGGCGGTTTGGTCGTCGCTGCGTTGCTAATATTGGGCCGCATTGCGCTCCCTCGGTTATTCGCTCAAGCGGCCCGCACCAAAAGCCCGGAGCTGTTCTTGGCTGCCAGCCTGCTGGTCGTGATTGGCGCGAGCCTCGCCACCGCAGTGGCTGGGCTTTCACCAATCGTGGGCGCGATCATTGCAGGCTTGCTGATTGCTGAAACCGAATATCACAACGAAGTCGAAGGGATTATCGAGCCCTTCAAAGGTCTCGCTCTTGGTATCTTCCTGATTACGGTCGGTATGAGCATTGACCTGACAACGATTTGGGCGAATTTCGGCTCAATCCTGCTTGCCGTAGTTCTGGTCCTAACTTTCAAAGCTTTGGTAACAGGCATTCTGCTGAGACTGATGGGCGCGCGCCGCAGCACAGCTGCTGAGACGGGAATTTTGATGGCCAGCCCATCAGAAACGACCTTGATCGTGCTGGCAGCAGCTAGCGCTGCATTGCTGATTCAGCCCGGCACGGCTCAATTCTGGCAAATTGTGACTGCTATCGGCCTAACGATTACACCAATTCTAGCCCGCCTTGGCCGTATAATCGCGCGCCGTGTTGAACCAGTTCCTGTGCTGGAAGACGATGATCGAACCGAACCGCGTGTGATTATTGTCGGAGTAGGCCGTGTTGGCCGGTTGATCGCGCAGATGCTTATGCGTCACGACAAGCCCTATGTTGCAATCGATTCTGACGCCGATCTGATCGAAATGGCCAAACGTAAGGGCTATCGCGCAACCTTTGGCGACGCCGTCCGCGGCGATGCGCTGAGCAAACTCGGGATAGAGACTTCACCCGCCGTCGTTCTAACCATGGATGAGCCGGTTCTCGCCGAACGGTTGACCCGAAAATTGCGCAAAGAATATCCCGATCTGCTAATCGTTGCCCGCGCCCGCGACACTGCACATGCAGCGGAACTTTACCGGGCCGGTGCCAGCCATGCGGTTCCTGAAAATCTTGAAAGCTCGCTACAATTGTCGGAAGCGGTTCTGGTCGATATCGGCGTCGCGATGGGGCCAGTTATTGCCTCAATCCACGAAAAGCGCGATGAATTCAGGAGCAAAATCGAGCAAGAAGGCGCCTTGGATTACAAGCCAAAGCTACGCACATCAACGGCTGAACCAGTCAGCAACTAA
- a CDS encoding bifunctional GNAT family N-acetyltransferase/carbon-nitrogen hydrolase family protein, giving the protein MRNARVKDVRSISALVRRAYDDLPAYTQGEIRGQINNFPEGCFVALLDDEMVGYCASMQLPEPVAFADHNWDEISGNGYGSRHDPNGDWLYGYEMCVDPKVRGVRIGRRLYEERRALAEERDLNGIVFGGRMPHYKRNKRKVDGPQDYLDQVLAGKLHDPVLRFQLANGFEPERVFENYLPEDKRSEGNAVMMVWRNPYAEQDQPAKKRLPRGVEAVRVATCQLQARAVADYEEFMRAIEYFVDVASDYESDFIVFPEMFTLMLLSFEKKELSPVEAIERLSEYTPRLKADISDFAMRYNINIIAGSHPTMMDDGDIHNVAYVCLRDGSVHEQEKIHPTPNERYWWNIKGGDSIDVIQTDCGPIGVQICYDSEFPELSRRLADEGARIIFVPFCTDSRQGYLRVRYCAQARAIENQCYVVLSGNVGNLPNVANMDIQYAQSCILTPCDFPFARDGIAAEASENVETLTISDINLADLSWARAEGTVRNLADRRFDLYRIEWDDSKTHTARPKPRREPIGTHSAGGG; this is encoded by the coding sequence ATACGAAACGCTAGGGTCAAAGACGTCCGCAGCATCTCAGCTTTGGTGCGCCGTGCTTATGATGATTTGCCAGCCTATACGCAGGGCGAAATTCGCGGGCAGATCAACAATTTTCCAGAAGGTTGCTTTGTCGCGCTCCTTGACGACGAAATGGTCGGCTATTGCGCCTCCATGCAATTGCCAGAGCCGGTTGCATTCGCCGACCATAATTGGGACGAAATCTCTGGCAATGGCTACGGTAGCCGGCACGACCCCAATGGCGACTGGTTGTATGGTTATGAGATGTGCGTTGATCCGAAAGTTCGCGGCGTACGCATCGGGCGCAGATTATATGAGGAACGCCGCGCATTAGCCGAAGAACGCGACCTGAATGGCATCGTGTTCGGCGGAAGAATGCCACATTACAAGCGCAACAAGCGTAAAGTTGACGGCCCCCAAGACTATCTTGACCAGGTGCTCGCTGGAAAATTGCACGATCCAGTTTTGCGATTCCAACTCGCCAACGGCTTTGAACCGGAGCGGGTCTTCGAGAACTATTTGCCGGAGGACAAGAGGTCCGAGGGCAATGCGGTAATGATGGTGTGGCGCAACCCTTATGCTGAACAAGATCAGCCAGCGAAGAAGCGACTGCCTCGCGGTGTCGAAGCCGTGCGCGTTGCAACCTGCCAGCTACAAGCCAGAGCGGTTGCCGATTACGAAGAATTCATGCGGGCCATCGAGTATTTTGTCGATGTTGCAAGCGATTACGAGTCAGACTTCATAGTTTTTCCCGAGATGTTTACTTTGATGCTTCTCAGCTTCGAGAAGAAGGAATTGTCGCCTGTCGAAGCGATTGAGCGTCTGTCAGAATATACCCCTAGACTGAAAGCCGACATTTCGGACTTCGCCATGCGCTATAATATTAATATCATCGCTGGGTCACACCCGACGATGATGGATGACGGGGACATTCACAATGTCGCCTATGTTTGCCTGCGGGACGGATCCGTACACGAGCAAGAGAAGATCCACCCCACCCCAAACGAGCGCTATTGGTGGAACATCAAAGGCGGCGATTCAATCGACGTTATTCAAACCGATTGCGGGCCGATTGGAGTGCAAATTTGCTATGACAGCGAGTTTCCAGAGCTGTCCCGGAGGCTTGCCGATGAAGGCGCTCGGATAATTTTCGTCCCGTTCTGTACAGACAGCCGTCAAGGCTATTTACGCGTGAGGTATTGCGCGCAAGCTAGAGCGATCGAGAACCAGTGTTATGTGGTTCTTTCAGGCAACGTCGGAAATTTGCCCAATGTCGCGAATATGGACATTCAATACGCTCAAAGCTGCATTCTGACCCCTTGCGATTTCCCTTTTGCCCGGGACGGGATCGCAGCGGAGGCAAGCGAAAATGTCGAAACGCTCACGATCAGTGACATCAATCTCGCAGATCTGAGTTGGGCGCGCGCAGAAGGCACAGTTCGCAACTTGGCCGACAGGCGCTTCGATCTCTACCGTATTGAATGGGACGATTCAAAAACTCACACAGCCAGGCCCAAACCGCGCCGCGAACCAATCGGCACGCACTCTGCTGGGGGTGGATGA
- a CDS encoding NADP-dependent isocitrate dehydrogenase, with protein MAKITVKNPVVEIDGDEMTKIIWQWIRERLILPYLDIDLKYYDLSIEKRDETDDQITIDCANAIKEHGVGVKCATITPDEARVEEFGLKKMWRSPNGTIRNILGGVVFREPIVIDNVPRLVPGWTDPIVVGRHAFGDQYRATDTLIPGAGKLRLVFEGADGKNIDLDVFEFESPGVAMAMYNLDDSIRDFARASLSYGLDRKWPVYLSTKNTILKKYDGRFKDLFEEVFENEFKADFDKAGISYEHRLIDDMVAAALKWSGKFVWACKNYDGDVQSDIVAQGFGSLGLMTSVLMTPDGKTVEAEAAHGTVTRHFRQHEQGKATSTNPIASIFAWTRGLMYRGKFDETPDVVKFAETLERVCIETVESGQMTKDLALLIGPQQNWLTTEQFFEAIVTNLEKEMAA; from the coding sequence ATGGCGAAAATCACCGTGAAGAACCCCGTTGTCGAGATCGATGGCGATGAAATGACCAAAATCATCTGGCAGTGGATCCGCGAGCGTTTGATCTTGCCTTATCTCGACATTGATCTGAAATATTATGATCTGTCGATCGAGAAGCGGGATGAAACCGACGACCAAATTACCATTGATTGCGCAAACGCAATTAAGGAACATGGCGTTGGCGTAAAGTGCGCGACAATTACTCCTGACGAAGCACGGGTAGAAGAATTCGGTTTGAAGAAAATGTGGCGTTCGCCCAACGGCACAATCCGTAACATCCTAGGCGGTGTTGTTTTTCGCGAGCCAATCGTGATCGACAACGTCCCGCGGCTTGTTCCGGGATGGACCGACCCCATCGTGGTTGGCCGCCATGCGTTTGGCGACCAATATCGCGCAACCGATACTCTCATTCCTGGCGCAGGTAAGCTCCGGCTCGTGTTCGAAGGGGCTGACGGCAAGAATATCGACCTCGACGTGTTCGAGTTTGAAAGCCCGGGCGTCGCGATGGCGATGTACAACCTTGACGATTCGATCCGTGATTTTGCGCGCGCTAGCCTGTCTTACGGGCTTGACCGCAAATGGCCAGTTTACCTCTCGACGAAGAATACGATCCTCAAGAAATATGATGGCCGGTTCAAAGATCTGTTCGAAGAAGTCTTCGAGAACGAGTTTAAGGCCGATTTCGATAAGGCAGGCATCAGCTATGAGCACCGTTTGATCGATGACATGGTTGCAGCGGCGCTGAAATGGAGCGGTAAGTTCGTTTGGGCTTGTAAGAACTATGATGGCGATGTTCAGTCGGACATCGTGGCGCAGGGCTTTGGCTCGCTCGGTCTGATGACCTCTGTTTTGATGACACCAGACGGCAAGACCGTCGAAGCAGAAGCGGCACACGGCACCGTGACGCGCCACTTCCGCCAGCACGAACAGGGCAAAGCGACGTCGACTAACCCGATTGCGTCGATCTTCGCATGGACACGCGGCCTTATGTATCGAGGCAAATTCGATGAGACTCCAGATGTTGTGAAGTTCGCAGAAACGCTTGAGCGTGTTTGCATCGAGACGGTCGAAAGCGGCCAGATGACCAAAGATCTCGCGCTTCTTATCGGCCCACAGCAAAATTGGCTGACCACCGAGCAGTTCTTTGAAGCAATTGTGACCAATCTTGAGAAAGAGATGGCTGCCTAA